A DNA window from candidate division WOR-3 bacterium contains the following coding sequences:
- the secA gene encoding preprotein translocase subunit SecA yields MFNLLRKIIPSHNERVLKRLYPIVEEINKKYTEYKKLKLEELPKFTEEFKIRLKEGESLDDLLIESFALVKRTCELLLGKKWSVTGLEWEWDMVPYDVQLLGGIVLHQGKIAEMKTGEGKTLVATMPLYLNALTEKGVHLVTVNDYLARRDREWMGPIYESLGLSVGVILTEMSTEERIKEYNCDITYGTNNEFGFDYLRDNMATVPEHRVQRGHNYAIVDEVDSVLIDEARTPLIISGPVQHSVSRHYSDLKPVIQNLTHKQTLLVNRIIAEAKKLLEENKKEEAGEKLLIAKRGNPKNKQLLRLLQDGEIEKLLQETESRFLKEKKLHEIDEKLYFAIDERENSINISEMGQELIVQRESENFFQLPDLSIAFEEIEKDPSLSSREKLVRKEAIEREYAEKSEKIHAANQLIKAYTLFEKDVEYIVQDGKVVIVDEFTGRLMPGRRYSDGLHQALEAKENVKVERETQTFATITLQNYFKMYKKLAGMTGTAATEAEEFMEIYNLDVVQIPTYKPVRRIDYDDLIYRTKREKYNAIVNRIKELHNKGLPVLVGTVSVDVSELISRMLQREGIPHQVLNAKYHEKESKIIAHAGEKGQVTIATNMAGRGTDIKLAKEVIKCKECCIIMEKNQKACENVDINKCKEDVPCGLHIIGTERHEARRIDNQLRGRSGRQGDPGASRFYISLEDDLMRVFATERIAGAMDRMGIKEGEPIKHPLISKAIENAQKRVERMNFDIRKRLLEYDDVMNKQREVIYSIRNQILDGQNLKDRVMEWIEDILNSLFDSYLVGRDPEEWDSEGFKSELMELFLVDLEKEKFKDFEKKEMEERIRALVRSKYEAKEKIVGEENMRQFERIVLLRVIDEEWRNHLYELDALREGINLRSFAQKDPLVEYKRESFAMFEDLLYNIGRNSIKLLYRFIPGTVERPKEVEGIEVKEEFKGQFIQKDSGEVSPKKVLTAKEEIPTIGNPELDKKFKEEVLKLAKEGKKLKDIGRNEKCPCGSGNKFKKCHGKWVK; encoded by the coding sequence GTGTTTAACCTTCTAAGAAAAATTATCCCCTCCCATAATGAAAGAGTTTTAAAGAGATTATATCCTATTGTAGAGGAGATAAATAAAAAATACACCGAATACAAAAAGTTAAAATTAGAAGAACTTCCAAAATTTACTGAGGAATTTAAAATTAGACTAAAAGAAGGAGAATCTCTTGATGACCTTCTTATAGAAAGTTTTGCTCTTGTTAAAAGAACCTGTGAGCTTCTCCTTGGAAAAAAATGGAGTGTAACTGGCTTGGAATGGGAATGGGATATGGTTCCTTATGACGTCCAATTATTAGGAGGAATAGTATTACATCAAGGGAAAATAGCAGAAATGAAAACAGGAGAAGGTAAAACACTTGTGGCCACAATGCCTCTATATCTTAACGCTCTTACAGAGAAAGGTGTTCATTTGGTTACAGTAAATGACTACCTTGCAAGAAGAGACAGAGAATGGATGGGACCCATTTACGAGAGCCTCGGCCTTTCAGTAGGAGTTATTCTAACAGAGATGAGCACCGAAGAAAGAATAAAAGAATATAACTGCGATATAACTTATGGAACTAATAATGAGTTTGGCTTTGATTATCTCCGTGATAATATGGCTACTGTTCCAGAACACAGAGTGCAACGAGGACATAATTATGCAATAGTTGACGAAGTGGACTCTGTCTTAATTGATGAAGCGAGAACACCTCTTATAATTTCAGGACCAGTTCAACATTCCGTAAGTAGACATTATAGTGATTTGAAACCTGTTATCCAAAATTTAACTCATAAACAAACCCTTCTTGTAAATAGAATAATAGCTGAAGCAAAAAAATTGTTAGAAGAGAATAAAAAAGAAGAAGCGGGAGAAAAATTACTAATAGCAAAAAGAGGAAATCCCAAAAACAAACAACTTCTAAGGCTTCTCCAAGACGGAGAGATTGAAAAACTCCTACAAGAGACAGAATCTCGTTTCTTAAAAGAAAAAAAACTACATGAAATAGATGAAAAACTTTATTTTGCAATAGACGAAAGAGAAAACTCAATAAATATCTCTGAAATGGGTCAGGAGCTAATCGTCCAAAGAGAGTCCGAAAATTTCTTCCAGTTGCCTGATCTTTCAATCGCATTTGAAGAAATTGAAAAAGACCCCTCTCTTTCAAGTAGAGAAAAATTAGTAAGAAAAGAAGCTATTGAAAGAGAATACGCAGAAAAATCAGAAAAAATTCACGCTGCAAACCAATTGATAAAAGCATATACACTTTTTGAAAAAGATGTAGAATATATTGTGCAAGACGGAAAAGTTGTAATAGTGGACGAATTTACAGGTCGTCTTATGCCGGGAAGAAGATATTCGGATGGACTTCATCAAGCATTAGAAGCTAAAGAGAATGTAAAAGTAGAAAGAGAAACACAAACATTTGCAACAATAACTCTCCAGAACTACTTCAAGATGTATAAAAAACTTGCAGGAATGACTGGAACAGCAGCTACAGAAGCAGAAGAATTTATGGAAATATATAATTTGGATGTAGTTCAAATTCCAACTTATAAACCTGTAAGAAGAATTGACTATGATGACTTAATATATAGAACAAAAAGAGAAAAGTATAACGCAATCGTTAATAGAATTAAAGAATTACACAATAAAGGACTGCCTGTTCTTGTTGGAACTGTTTCTGTAGACGTATCTGAATTAATCTCAAGAATGTTACAAAGAGAAGGAATTCCACATCAAGTATTAAATGCAAAATATCATGAAAAAGAATCAAAGATTATCGCCCACGCAGGAGAAAAAGGCCAAGTGACTATCGCCACAAATATGGCGGGAAGAGGGACAGATATAAAATTGGCGAAAGAAGTAATCAAATGTAAAGAATGTTGTATTATAATGGAAAAAAATCAAAAAGCTTGCGAAAATGTAGACATTAATAAATGTAAAGAAGACGTCCCTTGTGGTTTACACATAATTGGAACAGAGAGACACGAAGCTAGAAGAATTGACAATCAGCTAAGAGGTAGATCTGGACGTCAAGGAGATCCTGGAGCTTCTCGTTTTTACATCTCCCTTGAAGACGATCTAATGAGGGTCTTTGCAACTGAAAGAATAGCTGGAGCGATGGATAGAATGGGAATTAAGGAAGGAGAACCTATAAAACATCCTTTAATTTCAAAAGCAATAGAAAATGCCCAGAAAAGAGTAGAGCGAATGAATTTCGATATTAGAAAAAGATTATTAGAATATGATGATGTTATGAATAAACAAAGAGAGGTCATTTATAGCATAAGAAACCAAATTTTGGATGGACAAAATTTAAAAGATAGAGTGATGGAATGGATAGAAGATATCCTTAATTCTCTGTTTGATTCTTATTTGGTTGGACGAGATCCTGAAGAATGGGATTCCGAAGGATTCAAATCTGAATTGATGGAACTTTTTTTGGTGGACCTTGAAAAAGAGAAATTTAAAGATTTTGAAAAAAAAGAAATGGAAGAAAGAATAAGAGCACTTGTTCGTTCAAAATATGAAGCAAAAGAGAAAATTGTTGGGGAAGAAAATATGAGACAATTTGAAAGAATTGTCCTTTTAAGAGTAATAGATGAAGAATGGAGAAATCATCTTTATGAATTAGACGCCCTAAGAGAAGGAATTAACCTAAGAAGCTTTGCCCAAAAAGATCCATTGGTTGAATATAAAAGAGAATCATTTGCTATGTTTGAAGATCTTCTCTACAATATAGGAAGAAACTCCATTAAATTACTTTATAGATTTATTCCCGGAACAGTTGAAAGACCAAAGGAAGTCGAGGGAATTGAAGTTAAAGAAGAATTTAAAGGACAATTTATACAAAAAGACTCTGGGGAAGTTTCTCCAAAGAAGGTCTTGACTGCAAAGGAAGAAATACCTACAATAGGAAATCCAGAATTGGATAAAAAGTTTAAAGAGGAGGTCTTAAAATTGGCTAAAGAAGGGAAAAAATTAAAAGATATTGGAAGAAATGAAAAATGCCCTTGTGGCAGTGGAAACAAATTTAAAAAATGCCATGGAAAGTGGGTAAAATGA
- the lepB gene encoding signal peptidase I encodes MMDKQKVLKEIKSWGIAIGIILFLRGFIVQTFHVPTGSMKDTILIGDFLIVNRLKYGIKLPFTDKYLIRIREPKRGEIIVFRYPLGGKGLFKNLNFVKRCIALEGDTVYIEHKRLFVNNKEVEAPYATNRDPNEYPPLNIEKELFQKLWEERKLSKYPYLRDNFGPVVVPEGCVFAMGDNRDESDDSRFWGPVPINNISGSPILIYWSWDPEIPFSSFLQKVRWNRIGNLIIQKYKPN; translated from the coding sequence ATGATGGACAAACAAAAAGTTCTTAAAGAAATTAAATCTTGGGGAATTGCAATAGGCATAATATTGTTTTTGCGTGGTTTTATTGTGCAAACCTTTCATGTTCCAACAGGTTCAATGAAAGACACAATTCTTATAGGAGACTTTTTAATCGTAAATAGACTTAAATATGGAATAAAACTCCCATTCACTGATAAATACTTAATTAGAATAAGAGAACCTAAAAGAGGAGAAATAATCGTCTTTCGTTATCCACTTGGAGGTAAGGGCTTATTCAAAAATTTAAATTTTGTCAAAAGATGTATTGCCTTAGAAGGAGATACTGTCTATATTGAACACAAAAGATTATTTGTAAATAACAAAGAAGTAGAAGCTCCCTATGCAACAAATAGAGATCCTAATGAATACCCCCCTCTAAATATAGAAAAAGAGCTTTTCCAAAAACTATGGGAAGAAAGAAAATTAAGTAAATATCCCTACCTAAGGGATAACTTTGGACCTGTTGTAGTTCCAGAAGGATGCGTTTTCGCAATGGGCGATAATAGAGACGAATCCGATGACTCAAGATTCTGGGGACCAGTCCCTATAAATAACATCTCAGGCTCCCCAATATTAATTTATTGGTCTTGGGATCCAGAGATTCCCTTTTCTTCTTTTCTACAAAAAGTTAGATGGAATAGAATCGGAAACTTAATAATTCAAAAATATAAACCAAATTAG
- a CDS encoding two-component regulator propeller domain-containing protein, giving the protein MKKNLLFVLIIPYLIYCNDLGIRFAHLTAQDGLSHSWIVTILKDKYGYMWFGTENNGINKYDGYKFTIYKNDPNDKRTISDNGINVIYEDKKGILWVGTKRGLNKYNRELDRFIPVNSFIDDYVQGIYEREDGNFYITTIYNFAIYYPEKDSFSLLISEDQKLPYVFIKKGIIQYEKNKFLVATRAGLLSLDATTNQFTVVKKDIDIRSIYKDTKGRIWIGTEKDGLFCMTYDKKNPKKFVFKNYNHQNNNEYSLSPGAIVTIEEDNNEFLWIGTEKDGLNLMNLKIFEKNNYPIFHHYRNIPYDNSSLSNNGITSIYKDNEGTMWIGAYNGGVNYYSKLLYKFQHIKSIPNNPNSLSDNNVNVIYEEEDRLWVGTQKGVDIFDKRNNKWEHLFYEERNPNSLSPGAVWAILRDKHNNIWIGTWGGGLSILNEKKKTFTHYLHNEKDENSLSKNNIFGITEDKEGNLWIATMGGGLDKFDYKSKSFKHYKSNPDDPKSLTNNWVKMVIETHSGELWVATTAGVNVFNKEKEVFTHFIHNREDPRSISSDAIVIIFEDSKHNIWVGTENGLNLFNPDSNNFILYNEEDGLPNNVIRGICEDNKGNLWVSTNKGLSKFINAINRPKKPIFENYDVSDGLQGNEFNSRACLRGKDGRLFFGGNNGLTIFHPDSIKRNHFVPPVVITNILLFNKEVPIGREDSPLKKHISLLKEIVLSYKNSVITLEYAALNFLAPEKNQYAFMLEGFDEDWNYVGNKREVTYTNLAPGTYTFRVKGSNNDGVWNEEGTSLKIIITPPFWKTVWFRLIILIFIGGFIHFIFWIRVKRIVAYGRELEKKVAERTKELESFAYIVSHDLKAPLRSINQLSEWIIEDYYEKLDEKGKENLKLLKDRTLRMNNMIQGILEYSRIGRTEGEVEKVDLNSLVKETIEILSPPKNIKIKIENKLPIYMADRTRLIQIFQNLLSNAIKYIDKPKGIIKIGCTEEKNYWKFSISDNGPGIDKKYHEKIFEIFQTLGNKKEESTGIGLTIVKKIVELYKGKIWVESKLGKGTTFFFTLPKQ; this is encoded by the coding sequence ATGAAGAAAAATTTATTATTTGTTTTAATTATCCCTTATCTTATATATTGTAATGATTTAGGAATAAGGTTTGCACATCTTACAGCTCAAGACGGCCTTTCTCACAGTTGGATTGTCACTATCTTAAAAGACAAATATGGGTATATGTGGTTTGGAACAGAAAATAATGGAATTAATAAATACGATGGTTACAAATTCACAATATATAAAAATGATCCAAATGATAAAAGAACTATAAGTGATAATGGGATTAATGTTATATATGAAGATAAAAAGGGAATTTTGTGGGTTGGAACAAAAAGAGGGCTTAATAAATATAATAGAGAACTAGATCGTTTTATTCCTGTCAATTCTTTCATTGACGACTATGTCCAGGGAATTTACGAAAGGGAAGATGGTAATTTCTATATCACCACTATTTATAATTTTGCCATTTATTATCCCGAAAAAGACTCCTTTTCTCTTTTAATTAGTGAAGATCAGAAATTGCCGTATGTATTTATAAAAAAGGGGATTATCCAATACGAAAAAAACAAATTCTTGGTTGCTACAAGAGCTGGACTTTTATCTTTAGACGCTACTACAAATCAGTTTACTGTTGTAAAGAAAGATATAGATATTAGATCTATATATAAAGATACGAAAGGGAGAATATGGATAGGAACAGAAAAAGATGGATTATTTTGTATGACTTATGATAAAAAAAATCCCAAAAAATTTGTTTTCAAAAATTATAATCATCAAAATAACAATGAATATAGCCTAAGTCCAGGAGCAATTGTAACAATAGAGGAAGACAATAATGAATTCTTATGGATAGGAACAGAAAAAGATGGATTAAACCTAATGAATCTGAAAATTTTTGAAAAGAATAATTATCCTATATTTCACCACTATCGTAATATACCTTATGATAATTCATCTCTTTCAAATAACGGAATTACCTCTATTTATAAAGATAACGAAGGCACAATGTGGATTGGGGCTTATAATGGTGGTGTTAACTATTATAGCAAACTCTTATACAAATTTCAACATATAAAGAGTATTCCAAATAACCCAAATAGCTTGAGTGATAATAATGTTAACGTGATCTATGAAGAAGAGGATCGTCTGTGGGTCGGAACACAAAAAGGAGTTGATATATTTGATAAAAGAAACAATAAATGGGAACACTTATTTTATGAAGAAAGAAATCCTAACTCTTTGAGCCCAGGTGCTGTTTGGGCAATCTTAAGAGATAAGCACAATAATATCTGGATAGGAACTTGGGGTGGAGGATTAAGTATTCTAAATGAAAAGAAGAAAACATTTACTCATTATCTACACAATGAAAAAGACGAAAACAGCCTTAGTAAAAACAACATTTTTGGAATCACAGAAGATAAAGAAGGAAACTTGTGGATTGCTACAATGGGAGGAGGGCTTGACAAGTTTGATTATAAATCAAAAAGTTTTAAGCATTATAAAAGCAATCCTGATGATCCTAAGAGTCTTACAAATAATTGGGTAAAAATGGTTATAGAAACTCATTCTGGAGAGTTATGGGTTGCAACAACTGCGGGTGTCAATGTTTTTAATAAAGAAAAAGAAGTTTTTACCCATTTCATCCACAATAGAGAAGATCCAAGGAGTATTAGTTCTGATGCAATTGTTATTATTTTTGAGGACAGTAAACACAATATATGGGTTGGAACGGAAAATGGATTAAATCTCTTTAACCCAGATAGTAATAATTTCATCCTTTATAATGAAGAAGATGGCCTGCCAAACAATGTAATAAGAGGAATTTGTGAAGATAATAAAGGGAATCTCTGGGTAAGCACTAATAAAGGCTTATCAAAATTCATTAATGCTATTAATCGTCCAAAAAAACCAATTTTTGAAAATTATGATGTAAGTGACGGACTTCAAGGAAATGAATTTAATAGTAGAGCTTGTCTTAGAGGAAAAGATGGAAGATTATTCTTTGGAGGAAATAACGGCCTTACAATCTTTCATCCTGATAGCATAAAAAGAAATCATTTTGTTCCTCCTGTAGTTATAACAAATATTCTACTTTTCAATAAAGAAGTTCCAATTGGAAGAGAAGATTCTCCATTAAAAAAACATATTAGTCTTTTAAAAGAAATCGTATTATCTTATAAGAATTCAGTAATCACCCTTGAATATGCGGCATTAAATTTCTTAGCCCCAGAAAAAAATCAGTATGCATTTATGCTTGAAGGCTTCGACGAAGATTGGAACTATGTTGGAAATAAAAGAGAGGTAACATATACAAATTTAGCTCCAGGAACTTATACATTTAGAGTAAAGGGCTCTAATAACGATGGAGTTTGGAATGAAGAAGGAACTTCTCTCAAAATTATCATAACCCCTCCCTTTTGGAAAACAGTATGGTTTAGACTTATTATCTTAATATTCATTGGCGGATTTATTCATTTTATATTCTGGATTCGCGTAAAAAGAATAGTAGCCTATGGTCGTGAGCTTGAAAAGAAAGTCGCAGAAAGAACAAAAGAATTGGAAAGTTTCGCATATATAGTTTCCCATGACCTAAAAGCTCCTCTCCGAAGTATAAATCAATTATCTGAGTGGATCATTGAAGACTATTATGAGAAACTTGATGAAAAAGGAAAAGAAAATTTAAAACTTCTTAAAGATAGGACCTTGCGAATGAACAATATGATTCAAGGAATATTAGAATACTCAAGAATTGGAAGGACCGAAGGCGAAGTTGAAAAAGTCGATTTAAACAGCTTGGTAAAAGAAACAATTGAGATATTATCTCCCCCAAAAAATATAAAAATAAAAATAGAAAATAAATTACCAATCTACATGGCTGATAGAACACGCCTAATCCAGATTTTCCAAAATCTTTTAAGCAATGCAATAAAATACATAGACAAGCCAAAAGGCATCATAAAGATTGGATGCACCGAAGAAAAAAACTATTGGAAATTCAGTATTTCAGATAATGGCCCTGGGATTGACAAAAAGTATCATGAGAAAATTTTTGAGATATTCCAAACTTTGGGCAATAAAAAAGAAGAAAGCACAGGGATTGGCTTAACCATAGTAAAGAAAATAGTAGAATTATATAAAGGTAAAATATGGGTAGAATCTAAATTAGGTAAAGGAACAACATTTTTCTTTACCTTACCAAAGCAATAA
- a CDS encoding response regulator has product MKKKQAILLVEDDEVDIKSVERAFSDLRITNPLIVTHDGKEALNYLNNEKNKRPGLILLDIKMPRMNGIEFLRIVKRKDKLKIIPIVILTTSKEEKDKMESFNLGIAGYMMKPVNYKDFVEVIRTIKMYWTLSETP; this is encoded by the coding sequence ATGAAGAAAAAACAAGCAATTTTACTGGTTGAGGATGACGAAGTAGATATAAAAAGCGTAGAAAGAGCTTTTAGCGATCTTAGGATTACAAATCCTTTAATTGTAACCCATGATGGGAAAGAAGCTTTAAATTATCTAAATAACGAAAAAAATAAGCGCCCGGGGCTTATCCTCTTAGACATAAAAATGCCAAGGATGAATGGAATAGAATTTCTAAGAATTGTAAAAAGGAAAGATAAATTGAAAATCATTCCTATTGTTATTCTAACTACCTCAAAAGAAGAAAAAGATAAGATGGAAAGTTTTAATCTTGGAATTGCAGGGTATATGATGAAACCTGTGAATTACAAAGATTTCGTTGAAGTAATTAGAACAATTAAGATGTATTGGACTCTATCGGAGACACCATAA
- a CDS encoding ATP-binding protein — MEKKKYQILLVEDNKFDQLALKRFVEKNNLPYEIETASSISECKEALNSKTFDVILQDFQLKDGTAFDVLNLNLKEPVIIITGLGNEEIAVNCMKANAYDYIIKDPESNYLKLLPSIIENVIQRKKVEEQLKLIKHSIDNASESIIWLSPSGEIIFANKYSFKELGYSEKELLTTKWHNICPEFTEEKFKGFVNTLKRKGHLSFESSYRKKDGETYPVNIHVDYQIFGKKEVIFVSAHNITEQKNIEQERQKIQKLESIAILTGGIANNFEKFLKDITLNVKLAITKSGNNEELINILKEVQETVNLAKDLTKKLSTFASGGAPNKEITKISEIIKEETESNLRGSTVKLLYNFPEDIWKVSVDKNQFRQVINNLLNNAKEAMPEGGIIKINLENTTVEKDSNLPLKEGKYVKITIKDNGLGIAKKHLPRIFEPYFTTKQKGSGLGLSLVYSIIQKHDGYIGVDSKLGEGTTFYIYLPVA; from the coding sequence ATGGAAAAGAAAAAATATCAAATACTTTTAGTAGAAGATAATAAATTTGACCAATTGGCTTTAAAAAGATTTGTAGAAAAAAACAATCTTCCTTATGAAATTGAAACGGCAAGTTCTATCTCTGAATGTAAAGAAGCTCTAAACTCAAAAACATTTGATGTAATTCTCCAAGATTTCCAACTTAAAGATGGAACAGCTTTTGACGTGCTAAATTTAAATTTAAAAGAACCTGTTATTATAATAACAGGTCTTGGAAATGAAGAGATAGCTGTTAACTGCATGAAGGCAAATGCTTATGATTATATAATAAAAGATCCTGAAAGTAATTATCTAAAGCTTCTACCCTCAATTATAGAAAACGTGATCCAAAGGAAAAAAGTAGAAGAACAACTTAAACTAATAAAACATTCTATTGACAATGCCTCTGAATCTATTATTTGGTTATCTCCTTCTGGAGAAATTATATTTGCAAACAAATATTCTTTCAAAGAGCTAGGTTATTCTGAGAAAGAACTATTGACAACAAAATGGCACAATATATGTCCTGAATTTACAGAAGAAAAATTTAAAGGATTTGTAAACACTCTCAAAAGAAAAGGTCACTTAAGCTTTGAGTCTTCTTATCGCAAAAAGGATGGCGAAACCTATCCCGTAAACATTCATGTAGATTATCAAATTTTTGGTAAGAAAGAAGTTATTTTTGTATCTGCTCATAACATTACAGAACAAAAAAATATAGAACAAGAAAGACAAAAAATTCAAAAACTTGAATCTATCGCAATCCTTACAGGAGGAATTGCAAATAACTTTGAAAAATTTCTTAAAGACATCACTTTGAATGTTAAGCTTGCAATAACAAAAAGCGGAAACAATGAAGAATTAATTAATATATTAAAAGAGGTCCAAGAAACAGTAAATCTTGCAAAAGATCTAACAAAAAAACTATCTACATTTGCAAGTGGAGGAGCCCCTAATAAAGAAATTACAAAAATTTCAGAAATAATAAAAGAAGAAACAGAATCCAATCTCAGAGGTTCCACCGTGAAATTACTTTATAATTTTCCAGAAGATATTTGGAAAGTAAGTGTGGATAAAAATCAGTTTAGGCAAGTAATTAATAATTTACTCAATAATGCAAAAGAAGCAATGCCAGAAGGCGGAATAATAAAAATAAATCTTGAAAATACAACTGTAGAGAAAGATTCAAATCTACCTCTTAAAGAAGGAAAATACGTAAAAATAACAATCAAGGATAACGGTTTAGGAATTGCAAAAAAACACTTACCAAGAATATTCGAACCATATTTTACTACAAAACAAAAAGGAAGTGGATTAGGTCTTTCTCTTGTATACTCAATTATACAGAAACACGACGGATATATAGGAGTAGATTCAAAACTCGGAGAAGGGACTACTTTCTATATTTATCTTCCTGTAGCATAA
- a CDS encoding PaaI family thioesterase, whose amino-acid sequence MKQKVKRKQPNSKMCFVCGLLNNLGLKANFYELENKKLVGIFKPKEEHQGYPERLHGGIITAIIDETIGRTIFMNSKEDVWFLTLEINVNFKKPVPLNEEIRTIAWLTKETSRTYEGQGKIVLSNGKVAAVGYGKYMKIPIQKIANFDYQEDWKVTFKKEDPKEIEI is encoded by the coding sequence ATGAAGCAAAAAGTCAAAAGAAAACAACCAAATTCTAAAATGTGCTTTGTCTGCGGTCTTTTAAATAACCTCGGTCTTAAAGCTAATTTTTACGAATTAGAAAACAAGAAATTGGTTGGGATTTTTAAACCAAAAGAAGAACACCAAGGTTATCCAGAACGACTTCACGGAGGAATAATTACTGCCATTATAGACGAAACAATAGGAAGAACTATTTTTATGAATTCTAAAGAGGATGTTTGGTTCCTCACCTTAGAAATTAATGTTAATTTTAAGAAGCCCGTTCCTCTTAATGAGGAAATAAGAACAATTGCATGGCTCACAAAAGAAACAAGTAGAACTTACGAAGGACAAGGAAAGATTGTCTTAAGCAATGGAAAAGTTGCAGCTGTGGGCTACGGAAAATATATGAAAATACCTATTCAAAAGATAGCAAATTTCGATTATCAAGAAGATTGGAAAGTCACTTTCAAAAAAGAAGACCCAAAAGAAATAGAAATTTAA
- the thrC gene encoding threonine synthase yields MIKYYSTNRELNTKEIKGFKGEVTFKEALFMGQAPDGGLFMPTYLPLFPEEKILSLKGKPYFEVAFEILREFIKYEIDQKTLKKICEEAYTFSIPIEVITKNVYLARMDEGPTASFKDFAAQVMSRLMEALKEKEEKITILVATSGDTGSAIGNAYKNLPGIKVFILYPKEEVSEIQYKQLNAIGENVSTIAIDGKFDDCQHLVKQAFSDPELKELNLTSANSINIGRILPQIVYYFYTYVNVVEKFEPAIFSVPSGNFGNSLGCEFARRMGLPVAPLIIATNENDEFPRFLETGIYKKLEPSRKCLSNAMNVGNPSNLARYFDLYGGILDRKGKIYRNPNLNEMRKYLYSVSINDEETIETIKEIYEKYNVLLEPHGAVGVAALLNHYKKIDKPAICFETAHPSKFPEIIEKTLNIIPNPHPSLIGIESKVKEPKLLPNDYKTFKEFLLELK; encoded by the coding sequence ATGATAAAATACTATAGCACAAATAGAGAATTAAACACTAAGGAAATAAAAGGTTTTAAAGGCGAAGTAACATTTAAAGAAGCTCTCTTTATGGGGCAAGCTCCGGATGGCGGACTTTTTATGCCAACCTATTTACCTTTATTCCCAGAAGAAAAAATCCTTTCTCTAAAAGGTAAACCTTATTTTGAAGTAGCATTTGAGATCCTTAGAGAATTCATTAAATATGAGATAGACCAGAAAACATTAAAGAAAATTTGTGAAGAGGCTTACACTTTTAGCATACCTATTGAGGTAATAACTAAAAATGTTTATCTTGCAAGAATGGACGAAGGACCAACTGCTTCATTTAAAGATTTTGCAGCTCAGGTAATGTCAAGGTTAATGGAAGCCTTAAAAGAAAAAGAAGAAAAAATCACTATTTTGGTAGCTACTTCTGGAGACACTGGAAGTGCAATAGGAAATGCATATAAGAATCTTCCAGGGATTAAAGTGTTCATTCTATATCCAAAAGAAGAAGTTAGCGAAATTCAATATAAACAGTTAAACGCTATAGGAGAAAATGTTAGCACTATAGCTATAGATGGAAAATTTGATGATTGTCAACATCTTGTGAAACAAGCTTTTAGCGATCCAGAACTAAAGGAACTGAATTTAACCTCTGCGAATTCAATAAATATTGGAAGAATTTTACCTCAAATAGTTTATTATTTCTATACTTATGTAAATGTAGTAGAAAAATTTGAACCTGCAATTTTTTCCGTTCCTTCAGGAAATTTCGGAAATTCTTTGGGTTGTGAATTCGCTCGAAGAATGGGTTTACCTGTAGCACCTCTTATAATTGCTACAAACGAAAATGATGAGTTTCCAAGATTCCTAGAAACAGGAATTTATAAGAAACTTGAGCCATCTCGAAAATGCCTATCTAATGCAATGAACGTCGGCAATCCAAGCAATCTTGCAAGATATTTTGATCTATACGGAGGAATCTTAGATAGAAAAGGAAAAATTTACAGAAATCCGAATCTTAACGAAATGAGAAAATATTTGTATTCTGTTTCTATAAATGACGAAGAAACAATTGAAACAATTAAAGAAATTTACGAAAAATATAATGTTTTACTTGAACCTCATGGAGCTGTAGGTGTAGCAGCTTTACTAAACCATTATAAAAAAATTGATAAACCTGCCATCTGTTTTGAAACCGCTCATCCTTCTAAGTTTCCAGAAATAATAGAAAAAACTCTAAATATAATCCCTAATCCCCATCCTTCCTTAATCGGTATCGAAAGTAAAGTTAAAGAGCCAAAACTTCTTCCAAATGATTACAAAACTTTCAAAGAATTCCTCTTAGAATTAAAATAA